In one Dasypus novemcinctus isolate mDasNov1 chromosome 25, mDasNov1.1.hap2, whole genome shotgun sequence genomic region, the following are encoded:
- the LOC131275972 gene encoding ral guanine nucleotide dissociation stimulator-like codes for MNVWARSREEHRMVRMVKAGPWENLAEHLVPAFREGDLVYVKTFLGTYRVFTTTEQVLHLLFRRYGRSLRGRDRQGGCLEMRNTISSLLGTWVDQYAEDFTEPPDSPCLKLLVGYAQVYLPGSALECQAIALLSWRSHLEPIETEPKAPLSAPELQMSPGQHPLPVAPPVAVTGALAEPEEAPSPPLLPSPEFVPVPGQEMEPEALCDVAPAPELQVALAPPQILPTELGPVTPVEVPSMPSLMVEPAPSSDVAPAAMLEEVTSPSLSPVPELEALPPPPPVSPTHLKPVPFLEPQPLNLPSAAMALEGEASLAPAPEPLPRLDPALGQATPPEPSCTCTLPLEIRLSEETANLLAFPPELVAQQLTRMDADLFKKVVPYHCLGSIWSQRNKKSKKEMAPTVHATITHFNRVIDCVMSTCVGNQSMEDPARARVVEHWIAVARECRILKNQSSFYAVISGLQSYPLLCLLKTWEEVSRDSFCLFLTLSEIYWKEHNLSHGSELLIKKSISKFSTLEANPQIVQRQHQQQERVSVPEVRGVGVRGPPKQDGGPSQACPSSPLSLESLPSMSLLLTLRQ; via the exons ATGAACGTCTGGGCCCGCTCGAGGGAGGAGCACCGCATGGTGCGCATGGTCAAGGCAGGCCCGTGGGAGAACCTGGCCGAGCACCTGGTGCCCGCCTTCCGGGAGGGGGACCTTGTCTATGTCAAGACCTTCCTGGGGACATACCGGGTGTTCACCACCACCGAGCAGGTCCTGCACCTGTTGTTCAGAAG ATATGGACGGAGCCTCCGTGGCAGAGACAGGCAAGGAGGATGCCTGGAAATGAGGAA caccaTCTCCTCACTGCTGGGCACCTGGGTGGACCAGTATGCTGAGGATTTCACAGAACCTCCAGACTCGCCCTGCCTCAAGCTGCTGGTGGGCTACGCCCAGGTGTATCTTCCTGGCTCTGCCCTGGAGTGTCAAGCCATAGCTCTACTGTCATGGAGGAGCCATCTGGAGCCCATTGAGACAGAGCCAAAGG CTCCTTTGTCAGCCCCAGAGCTGCAAATGTCTCCAGGACAACATCCACTGCCGGTTGCACCACCTGTGGCAGTCACAGGAGCACTTgcagagcctgaagaagctccatctccacctctgctgCCATCTCCTGAGTTTGTCCCAGTGCCTGGACAAGAAATGGAGCCTGAAGCATTATGTGATGTAGCACCAGCTCCGGAGCTGCAGGTGGCTCTAGCACCACCACAAATTCTACCCACAGAGCTAGGGCCTGTGACACCTGTGGAGGTACCATCCATGCCCTCTCTGATGGTAGAGCCAGCTCCATCCTCAGATGTTGCACCTGCAGCCATGCTGGAAGAAGTCACATCACCATCTCTATCACCAGTTCCTGAACTGGAGGCactcccaccaccacctccagtgTCACCTACACATCTTAAGCCAGTGCCCTTTTTGGAGCCCCAGCCTCTTAACTTGCCTTCAGCAGCAATGGCTCTTGAGGGGGAGGCAAGTCTGGCACCAGCACCAGAGCCACTGCCAAGGCTCGACCCAGCACTGGGGCAGGCCACACCCCCGGAACCTTCCTGCACCTGTACTTTGCCTTTGGAAATCAGGCTGAGTGAGGAGACGGCTAACCTCCTGGCTTTCCCTCCGGAGCTGGTGGCACAGCAGCTGACCCGAATGGATGCG gatctcttcaagaaggtggtgccctatcactgcctgggctccatctggtcccagcggaacaaaaaaagtaagaaagaaatggCGCCCACTGTCCATGCCACCATCACCCATTTCAACCGGGTGATAGACTGCGTCATGTCCACCTGCGTCGGGAACCAGAGCATGGAGGACCcagccagggccagggtggtggagcactggatcGCGGTGGCCAGG GAGTGCCGAATCCTCAAGAACCAATCGTCCTTCTATGCCGTCATCTCTGGTCTCCAGAGTTATCCACTCCTCTGTCTATTGaagacatgggaggaagtttccaG ggacagcttctgcctctttctgactctgtCAGAGATTTACTGGAAGGAGCACAACCTCTCCCATGGCAGTGAGCTGCTCATCAAG AAGTCCATCTCTAAGTTCTCCACCCTGGAGGCAAATCCCCAAATAGTCCAGAGGCAGCACCAGCAGCAAGAGAGGGTGAGTGTGCCTGAGGTCAGAGGAGTTGGGGTGAGGGGGCCTCCAAAGCAGGATGGGGGCCCTTCTCAAGCCTGTCCCTCCAGTCCACTGAGCCTGGAAAGCCTCCCTTCAATGTCCCTTCTCCTGACCTTACGGCAGTGA